The Balaenoptera ricei isolate mBalRic1 chromosome 9, mBalRic1.hap2, whole genome shotgun sequence genome segment gGATTCCCTAGTAGCCTAGtagttaggattccgggctttcactgccatggcccaggttcagtctctggtcggggaactgagacccTGCAaactgcgtggcatggccaaaaaataaaataaagtaagaaagagaaagaaaaatatactaagCATTGTATGCAGTAAGAAGTAACTATTATTTGTAATATCTTGTGTATCCCTAACCACAAGTCACAGGGAATAAAAGGTGTTGTCTAGACCTGAACTTTCTTGCTGTCATTATGTCTTACAGAGAtcccagaatttattttttcagaacaGTCTGAGTATAACTTGGAAATACTGTCGCACAGAGAgctaaacaaaacacagaaatatacatcaatttaaaaagtcaaagctATATCGTGACCCAGAGAATGCTTGACTTGTCCAAAAGTCATGTAACTAACAAGTAGTGACTGAACCCAAATCATCCAATTTTAAGTCAAAACTACCCTCAGAATTTTCCAAAGAGAGAGGGCCAGCTATATAGTTAGAAGGGGGTTTGCAGACTTCTAACTTACCTAGACTGACTAACTTACCTACACTTTCTCATGTCAttaaacttctctgtgcctttgtttccTCTACTTCATGGTGATATTTTGACGATAAATGTAAGCAAATACTTGAATTCTTTGGCAGAAAAGCACTATATGTATTTCACTATGTTAATAACTTCTCATCTCTACCACAAGTTTCAACTGATATCTTTTCTTTGGTTTTAGTTTTAAGCTGCAAACAACACTATATGTGTGCATACGCACACCTGCGCTACCTTTCAACATGGCTGGCATTCTAAGATCCTCTtctccaattttcaaaatgcatgAAAAGGagcacaatattttaatttttatcattatcaAAGCCCTGCCACCCAAAGCTCTGCAGAAAACTGTAGAAATTCACAGCAAAATTTTCCACCACATTACTCTCAACTTCTGTGGAAATGCAACTCACAGCTCATATACTATTCAGCCAGCCCCCTGTGCAGCTTAAACACTAGCAGTGGAAGATTATTAAAATGTATActgattttcaaaattataaacaataacttcaattacaaattaaaaacctagcacatattttaaaaaatgcacaccaCTAACATtcctaaaataatggaaataggtAATCAATATTCTAATAACTCAGTGATTTGCAATATGTCTTCTGTTTTGTTAAGAGATATAGAATCCAGCCACTTTATATACTCAAGTCTAAAAAAAAGGTTTCCTCAATGTGTTCCTCAatattgaaaatagaaaattattcatAAGTAACCAAAAttaacagaaatttaaatttaaagtaatattttgttATCTACAccattgtttttaattcttttgacagcatatcttaaaataatttagcTTTGTAACTTATGAAGACATGTAATtaacttcctttttcctttaccAATATATTTACCCAATAACATTAGCATACAGCTGCATATGACATTAGGGTATAGCAATCCACTAAAAGTACCCatgttaaaaacagaaacagcagTTGAAATAAAATATGATGGCACATGATCGGTACATATCTACTGAGCAAAACGGGTTACCAGAGGTGAAGACTGAATAGTAATATCAAAAGTAATGCACATGATTAAATCTCTTCATACTGAGACTCTACTAATAgcagtggaatttaaaaaaaaaattgtagggtGTAATCACCTTAAATCaagctttattaatattttgaatgaatgaatgaagtgaataCCTGAATGAATGACTACTGCAGTCATAATGTTTAACACCTTGAGATGTTCACAATTTGGAATACACAGAGAAGATGACTTGAATACAAACAAACTGGTTGAAATTCAATGTGGTTCACAGTAAAGATGCAGTGCCTTTCTATTTGTAGAACAAAGAATCTCAAGCAAAAACATATATGcaactaaaatattttcaagtgcaaTTATCCAAggctttaaaaagaatatatacattttactATGTAATTCTTTCTTGCCCCCCCCCCAACACCACCACCCTATATCTTTTTAATGTTTGGCATAAGTGAACAACAAACCAGAATAGAATAcgcatttttttaaagactaatttACTCCTGTTCTATTTAAGAGCAACACACAACCACTTATAACTATAGCCTTTTAAAAAAGCATCCTTATATAAaacagtggggggtggggggaatcccTGCTATACATATGAAGCACAATTTAAGCCCAATACAACTGACCAATCAAAATTAGTGAATGCACTGCATCTCTCTGCAGTGGAGAGAAGCCACAAGGTAGGCTGTCATTCTGCAAAAGCTGCCCAGAACAGGCTTTCCTCTGAAAAGCAGTGCCATTCCTTTTTAGAAAGACTGAATCTAAGTGTTGTCTCTGGAGACAAGAAGCCTTCAGTATGTTAAATTACTTTCATTATGTATTTTCAGATGCTTATTGATTCCACAGTAGGAAGAGTGAGAGACTGCAGCAGCCTCCAAGCAGCACTACATGTTCCATACATTAGCAGTACTGCTGAAACAATGGCACAGTACAGACACACATTTTCATTAAGGTCTTTTTCGAAGAGGTGTTTATGACCCTCTTCCCCCGGTCCTCTACTAACCAGTGAACAAAATGAATCAATCAAAACTGGAAACGCTTCAACTACATCAAGAATTTATCAAATCTTTAGCAGAGGTAAGATGTGTTCCTTATTATAGTATTCAGTTGCTTTTGAACCAGCATAGTGGggtaaaattactttgaaaaatttcagcctaaattttaagagtttatttgcttAATTCTACTTATTGCTAAACATGTATCTTTTAGATCTATTTATTTTAAGACATGATATGTTTTAAACGTAATTTTTTAGGATGCAAtgttaaatacaaagaatattCTTTGTTGAATCACTCTGAAGATAGATATCAGCTTTTTAAGTTACTTCAGATATACTAAATACCCTTAATGTCATCAGTAGTCTTTCTGAAGTGTTCAAAAAATGCTTATATTTCTTGAAAGAATCAGGTTTACTATTTAGCTATTATTTATTACTCAATTTTAGGTTTACTATTGGGCATGTTcattgaaaattatttaatttgcaGTCACCTTTTACATCACCCTTTACATTTCAATTACACTAACAGTTCATCAATGGAAATTTATAGTGTTTTATCATGGAATCTGTTTTAATCAGTTAAAAGTCAAGCCATGTGCTAATAAGCAAGTGACAATATTTTACAGCAGGAAATActgtaaaatttattataaagataaGAGGGAATGACAGTATGTTTAATGTATGCTAATTGCTCATAATCTCTGAAAATACAGGTTAACTTCTAAAATGAGAGCagaaattggtttaaaaaaatacagctttTCTTTCATGGTAATATTTGTAATGTTAACTCTATTACTAAATATTATACTTACAGTCTTTGTTAggaaaagagaatatttaaagaaaccgTTAAATTTATGCATAAGCTATGGCTCTAATAATACAGTTTGCTTACTTTGATAACAAAcactgtgtatggtgttaaatcAACACAACTAAAGTAACTTTCAATTAATAGGAAATTATTAGGAACCCTATtccttaaccattttttttttctttttcacaaggGCCCAAAGCAGCTAATTCAGTATTTACACCTGACAATATGAAGAATGCATCTGACCCATCACCTCCCTAGCTGTCTGAACCACAAACTGCAGGATATTCTTGCAACAATGATTTTAAGACATTAAGGAGTTAAAACCGGAGAATACAGGTCTACATTACTGCTGGGATATAACACATCGACAGTAATCATCCTAAGAAGATGCTATATAAAACAgccacaaaatgaaaatataactgtAAAAGCCTGAAAACAAAATGGTGAGCATTTTTAAAGGGGGAGTTTATACTGTAACATACCAAAATTGTGGAGCCACTGATTCTTGAAGAAACAATGAAACATGGATTGCCAAGAGAATGACATACATTACCAGCAAGCTAAATGAAGCTTTAGCAAGTATTTTTCTGCACTAAATATTCAGATATTCGTATCAACTGATATTACTAAAGGATTTTTCCATCTGAGTTTTATGACCAATTATGTATCCTCTTCtaatgaaaacaaaccaaattaAATAGCAGATGGTTTTTATCAAGAGAACATGGACTGGACTTATAACCAAGTTATGTGACCaagaaatcatttcaaaataatgaggACTGCTATAGAAACAGATTTACATTTGTAACAAAAGGATGTCTAAGTACATTTTAGAAGCTAGAAACcttatgtttcttttgttttcacatGTTCTGGAAAATAAAGAGACATCATCACATATTCTCTCAAAGGGAAACAATTCCTATCATTTGAGGAAGTTTCTCTCGGTCGTGACTTTTTAAGGCAAAACAAACACAAGTATTTTGTACTGGTCTTTAGAAATTCATCAGCCAACTAAATCTCACAATTCATGCAGTTGAAGTattggagagaaaaatgaaagaattcctaCAAGACATGAAATAAAACACAGCTACTTCACTGTTGTCAGGTAAAAACTCATGTCCAAATCTGTTAATGACATCATGTATCATATTGTGAAAAACTGCTATAGTGAGCCAAAAGGCCCATAAGGCAACAGCAAACAGGTAGGTCagaagatgcatgcaccccaggaCACTGTTTAACATttacaagagaaaagaatcttGCTCTAGAGTAGATGCATTTTCCTTAATTATCATCTAAACTGACACTTCTGCTTTATTTAATTCTAAATCTAACTGATGTGACAAAGACCTGATGTTTAATCTGTCAGTTCAGAAAATTTGGcacactttaaaattttccatttttataggaTTTCAATGCTGGCTAAGACCTTCACTTACTCAAATATATGCCTTTAGTAAGctcaaaagaaattaataatgtTAGCATTTGTGTTTCTGAAACACTACCTTTAAAATAATATgcataaataaaactatattctAAAACTTGTCAAAGGTTACATCAAGTGAAAGGCTAACGTGAGTTCGAAAATTATTAGCTTTTATAATTTGTTATGATTTTGCAGGCAAAATGCTGTACTTGAAATGTGAAATATAGTTGGttgtatgattttatattttaactaaaTATACTAATTACTGACATTTTAGCCCAGCAAATCagacattattttaataaattactcTAAACTTCTATATATTAAAACATAGATATGCATGAATTAGCAAgagtttggcttttttcttttaattttcctcaAAATGATACACACTGGGTGATTTACACAAAAGGTTTCACAGGAAATGTGTAACTTTAATAGACTGCTCAGAAAATGGGCTTCAGATACTCCTTTTccctaaaatttcattttttgctttaaaaattctgtttaataAAATCAACTGATGCATTCTTTTAAACCACCTTAAAAATGGCTATTTCTTAATATGatattaaatttcaattttctccTTCTACAAGATATGAAAGGGTGTGGTCACAaaataaatcattcattcataAGAGTGATTAGTGCTCTTTTACTAAGGCCTGTGGtgttttacttcaaaataatgtcctttttttccaatttttataagTTTGCTTGTTATAAAGTtcagtgagcactttcactgagaaatatgaaatatttatcatttgCCTACTTCAGTGGGAAATAACTCCAGATATCCCCAAACACACTGTTGACTGCTGAATATGAATTTCAATCAAGAGCACGGACAAAGTGATTTAAAACAAACTAGTGCTCTGTGCCACTTGTCATTTTAAGTGAACATTTGTCCTGTTCATTTGAAATCTCATGGGAATAATTACACCTACACTAATTGTGCTACAACATGTTAAAATAGCGTTTATTTTCCACCTActcacaacattttaaaatgaaatcttaaaaCACTGGGCTAAAATTAGTTTTGCATACTGGGTAGTTTTATTATACAAAAATATACTGTATCTCAAATAATAACCTTGAAAAACCCAAATAAGGAAAACCTTTTTAGTTTATTAAACAATTTTGAACTATATAGGAGCAATCCCCAGTACAGTTATTTCTTCAGATGGGGAACCCAATTTCCCTGTACATCAAAACAATGCAAACCTTGATGTTTCCTAATTCTACATTTTCCATTAatagtttataaatttaaaaattaaactaagtacacaataaaaaaatttttttacaaagaacACAGGTTTTGTACGTCCTTTAAATTGCCAAATATCAAATAGTTTATTCTATTTCACTTTCTAGGGAAAAAACCAACTGCTCCAAAAGAATgtgtttttctcccattctggaaaTCAACATGCAGTCTGAATCTAACATTACAGTGCGAGATGACATTGATGACATCAACACCAATATGTACCAACCACTATCATATCCATTAAGCTTTCAAGTGTCTCTCACCGGATTTCTTATGTTAGAAATTGTATTGGGACTTGGCAGCAACCTCACCGTACTGGTACTTTACTGCATGAAATCCAACTTAATCAACTCTGTCAGTAACATTATTACAATGAATCTTCATGTACTTGATGTAATCATTTGTGTGGGATGTATTCCTCTAACTATAGTTATCCTTCTGCTTTCACTGGAGAGTAACACTGCTCTCATCTGCTGTTTCCATGAGGCCTGTGTATCTTTTACAAGTGTCTCAACAGCAATCAACGTTTTTGCTATCACTTTGGACAGATATGACATCTCTGTAAAGCCTGCAAACCGAATTCTGACAATGGGCAGAGCTGTAATGCTAATGATATCCATTtggattttttcatttttctctttcctgattcCCTTTATTGAGGTAAATTTTTTCAGCCTTCAAAGTGGAAATACATGGGAAAACAAGACACTTTTGTGTGTCAGTACGAATGAATACTACACTGAACTGGGAATGTATTATCACCTGCTAGTACAGATCCCAATATTCTTTTTCACTGTCATAGTAATGTTAATCACATACACCAAAATACTTCAGGCTCTCAATATTCGAATAGGCACAAGATTCTCAACAGGGCagaagaagaaagcaagaaagaaaaagacgaTTTCTCTAACCACACAACATGAGACTACAGACATGTCACAAAGCAGTGGTGGGAGAAATGTAGTCTTTGGTGTTAGAACTTCAGTCTCTGTAATAATTGCCCTCCGGCGAGCTATGAAACGACATCGTGAACGACGAGAAAGGCAAAAGAGAGTCTTCAAAATGTCTTTATTGATTATTTCTACATTTCTTCTCTGCTGGACaccaatttctgttttaaataccACTATTTTATGTTTAGGCCCAAGTGACCTTTTAGTAAAATTAAGGTTGTGTTTTCTAGTCATGGGTTATGGAACAACTATATTTCATCCTCTATTATATGCATTTACtagacaaaaatttcaaaaggtcttgaaaagtaaaatgaaaaagcgaGTTGTTTCCATAGTAGAAGCTGATCCCATGCCTAATAATGCTGTAATACACAATTCTTGGATAGatcctaaaagaaacaaaaaaattacctttgaagatagtgaaataagagaaaaatgtttaGTACCTCAGGTTGTCACAGACTAGGGAAAAGGCTAAGTTTCACCAAACCCACattcagaagttttaaatttaaattgtaaaaaattactgccaaatataagaaaaacattttaagtacTGGTTATGTTGTAAATTTTCAATGTAAATGTCAAGATTAGATTAGGTCATATATATTCAATTTCTTCATTACTTAATGTATTTGTTGCATGGCAGTTTGTTAAGGTAATATCATGTGTATATTTTGTCAATATTATGTCCATCAGAAGATATTTATGTGAGTCATATTTTCTAAAGAATAAATACATAGCCTTAAAACactgtataactttaaaatataactgACGCAGgtatccttgctttttttttttataaagtgtatTGTTTCTAAGCCACAAactatagatatatttatatgttaacaACTGGAATAGCATTTTAACATAAAAACCAAAATTATGGGCTCCAAGCAACCAAAATGACCCAGGATTTTCTATACCACTATATTATGTTTTCTAGCATAGTCTACTTGCTATAATATTTGatgcatcaaaaataatgaacTATATATGAAACTTTATCCTTTTTGGAATGTAGGAAATTGTAGGATTTATCaggattttaaaattcaagaaccaaaaaacaaacaaccatgtATATGCACATCACGATAGGGGAACTTTTGAAATTCAAGTTTATTATGAAAAAGAGACTGATTTTCTAAGATCAAGGGCACTATGCCTATAATATACAAATGAACTGacaataaaaggaaggaagaaaactaaggcttctttcctccttcctcacttTGGTTGAGTTAAGCCAAATGCTCTGGATTAATACAGTATACTGGCAAAAACCAGTGCATTAAAATAAACAGACATCCTAACTTTATTCAAGTCAGCCTTTTTGTATAACAGAAGTTAACTACTAAAATCTGAatacaaggaaggaaaaaaaaaaaaaagactttatgtCATTATAGAAAAGTCAACTATTTCTAATTTTAGAAACATAGCAACTTTAGAGTAATACAATTTACACAATGTTCCTACACTATCAGAGCTCCCAAGTGTTTCAAAATATAGTAGTCCTTTTCAACTCTCAAAATCATTAAAGTGGCAATAAATCTTGTGAATTTATTTCCACTACACcacttaattaaatttaaagcaTTTTGCCTCCAATCCCCAATTCATGTTAGAAAACTGTGAAATTACTAATCCTAACTCTAGATATCAGGTTTGAGAATCTCATATCAAACGAGTATTTTCCAATTGTTATAATCTAATAATCTATCGATGAGTGCTAATTATCACTGTACCTGAAAAACAGCAATAAGTTATTTAAAGTAGGC includes the following:
- the GPR22 gene encoding G-protein coupled receptor 22 produces the protein MCFSPILEINMQSESNITVRDDIDDINTNMYQPLSYPLSFQVSLTGFLMLEIVLGLGSNLTVLVLYCMKSNLINSVSNIITMNLHVLDVIICVGCIPLTIVILLLSLESNTALICCFHEACVSFTSVSTAINVFAITLDRYDISVKPANRILTMGRAVMLMISIWIFSFFSFLIPFIEVNFFSLQSGNTWENKTLLCVSTNEYYTELGMYYHLLVQIPIFFFTVIVMLITYTKILQALNIRIGTRFSTGQKKKARKKKTISLTTQHETTDMSQSSGGRNVVFGVRTSVSVIIALRRAMKRHRERRERQKRVFKMSLLIISTFLLCWTPISVLNTTILCLGPSDLLVKLRLCFLVMGYGTTIFHPLLYAFTRQKFQKVLKSKMKKRVVSIVEADPMPNNAVIHNSWIDPKRNKKITFEDSEIREKCLVPQVVTD